The Nostoc sp. 'Lobaria pulmonaria (5183) cyanobiont' genome window below encodes:
- a CDS encoding response regulator: MATILVVEDAPSQLELINSFLRGSGHTVIKAYDAKDGMSKAINYRLDTIITDVVMP; the protein is encoded by the coding sequence ATGGCAACAATTTTAGTTGTTGAAGATGCTCCTTCTCAGTTGGAGTTAATCAATAGCTTTTTAAGAGGCAGTGGACATACAGTAATTAAAGCTTATGATGCCAAAGATGGAATGAGCAAGGCAATAAATTATCGCCTGGATACAATTATTACTGATGTGGTAATGCCATAA
- a CDS encoding AGE family epimerase/isomerase yields MEYNFQAMPPAGYAYAELYKNALLNDVLPFWEKYSLDWQQGGYFTCLDREGKIYDTDKFIWLQNRQVWTFSMLYNQLEKREDWLKIASNGANFLAQHGRDSDGNWYFALTREGKPLVHPYNIFSDCFAAMAFSQYALAGSEEWAKDVAMQAYNNVLRRKDNPKGKYNKTYPGTRPMKSLAVPMILANLTLEMEWLLPKEILENVLAETVREVMTDFLDQERGLMYENVAPDGSHIDCFEGRLINPGHGIEAMWFIMDIARRQNDTKTINQAVDVVLNILNFAWDSEYGGLYYFMDADGHPPQQLEWDQKLWWVHLESLVALAMGYRLTGRELCWEWYQKMHDYAWSHFADSEYGEWFGYLNRRGEVLLNLKGGKWKGCFHVPRALYLCWQQFEAIATPLQ; encoded by the coding sequence ATGGAGTATAATTTTCAAGCGATGCCTCCGGCGGGCTACGCCTACGCTGAACTTTACAAAAACGCCCTCCTCAACGACGTACTCCCATTTTGGGAAAAATATTCTCTCGATTGGCAGCAAGGCGGCTATTTCACCTGCCTCGATCGCGAAGGCAAAATTTATGATACAGACAAATTCATCTGGCTGCAAAACCGCCAGGTGTGGACTTTTTCTATGCTTTACAACCAGCTAGAAAAGCGCGAAGATTGGTTAAAAATTGCCAGCAACGGCGCTAATTTTCTCGCCCAACATGGCAGAGATAGTGATGGTAACTGGTACTTTGCCCTCACCCGTGAAGGGAAACCATTGGTTCACCCTTACAATATCTTTTCTGATTGCTTTGCGGCGATGGCATTTAGTCAGTATGCACTCGCTGGCAGCGAAGAATGGGCAAAGGATGTAGCGATGCAAGCTTACAACAACGTATTACGCCGCAAAGATAACCCGAAGGGCAAATATAATAAAACCTATCCCGGCACACGCCCGATGAAATCATTGGCTGTACCGATGATTTTAGCCAACCTGACTCTAGAAATGGAATGGTTGCTGCCAAAGGAAATACTAGAGAATGTCCTAGCTGAGACAGTCCGCGAAGTAATGACCGATTTTCTCGACCAAGAACGGGGACTAATGTACGAAAACGTTGCCCCTGACGGTTCCCACATAGATTGTTTTGAGGGACGGCTGATTAATCCAGGCCACGGTATCGAAGCGATGTGGTTTATCATGGACATCGCCCGTCGCCAAAACGATACCAAAACTATTAACCAAGCCGTTGATGTGGTGTTAAACATCCTGAATTTTGCTTGGGATAGCGAATATGGCGGATTGTATTACTTTATGGATGCAGATGGTCATCCCCCACAACAATTGGAATGGGATCAAAAGCTGTGGTGGGTTCACCTAGAATCTTTGGTTGCATTAGCGATGGGCTATCGCCTAACAGGGCGTGAGCTATGTTGGGAATGGTATCAAAAGATGCACGATTACGCCTGGTCACACTTTGCTGATTCAGAATACGGTGAATGGTTTGGCTATCTTAATCGGCGTGGAGAAGTATTGTTAAACCTTAAAGGTGGCAAATGGAAAGGATGTTTTCACGTACCGCGTGCATTGTACCTTTGTTGGCAGCAATTTGAGGCGATCGCTACTCCTTTGCAATAG
- a CDS encoding response regulator: MNYSGTFTKLRPLSLLRQLSNCFDSTCLQVFSNSVSWSIYLEQGKITYATHSVEPFDRLERHLRRLSQQIPLLTNEVRVQVRLMFELDSHSQLIKDDTNSSSHPPEYQAISWLVSQQHLHSTQAAMLVQELVKEVIESFLLIQEGTYELTEPVDRMPKICRLDVEKVLDRCQVKLQNWQAFVPKISSPYQRPYLLINNKFDNQDLPDLQPDLTNCMKGFSLCHLAAILNQDEIQLARNLYPYILKGAIILHEPDPPFDKLPKLFEERPLLSKLISGLVDTKQELSTTVNSYPNIPEEKIVSVERLPQISTPSTENFQEPTISNNINPASQRVTAATVTVQKVHKIVSVDDSPTILKEISYFLENENFSVVTINDPVKAVLSIIRHKPDLILLDLNMLGIDGYELCRIIRNNSIFQNTPIIFVTGSKGIVDKVKAKLVGASGYLTKPFTRAELLKIVFMHLT, from the coding sequence ATGAATTACTCAGGTACATTCACCAAACTACGTCCTCTAAGTTTGTTAAGACAATTATCCAATTGTTTTGACAGTACTTGTTTACAAGTATTTAGTAACTCAGTTTCTTGGTCGATTTACTTAGAACAGGGCAAAATAACTTACGCTACCCATTCCGTGGAACCTTTTGATCGACTAGAACGCCATTTGCGACGCCTCAGCCAGCAAATTCCACTCCTTACTAATGAGGTTCGCGTGCAAGTACGGCTGATGTTTGAACTTGACTCACACAGTCAGTTAATCAAAGATGACACTAATTCGAGTAGCCACCCTCCTGAGTATCAGGCTATATCCTGGCTTGTTAGTCAACAACATCTACATTCTACACAAGCAGCAATGCTGGTTCAAGAATTAGTTAAAGAGGTAATTGAATCATTTTTGCTCATCCAAGAAGGTACTTATGAATTAACAGAACCAGTTGATAGAATGCCAAAAATTTGCAGGCTAGATGTAGAAAAAGTTCTCGACCGTTGCCAAGTAAAATTACAGAATTGGCAGGCTTTTGTACCCAAAATTTCTTCTCCATATCAACGTCCATATCTGTTGATTAATAACAAGTTTGATAACCAAGATTTACCAGACCTACAGCCAGATTTAACTAACTGCATGAAGGGTTTTAGCCTCTGTCATCTGGCTGCAATTCTGAATCAAGATGAAATTCAACTAGCTCGCAATTTATACCCTTACATCCTTAAGGGTGCGATTATCCTCCATGAACCCGATCCACCATTTGATAAATTACCAAAGCTTTTTGAGGAGCGACCGCTTTTATCAAAATTGATTTCAGGATTAGTTGACACCAAACAAGAATTAAGTACCACTGTAAATTCTTACCCAAATATTCCTGAAGAGAAAATAGTTTCTGTTGAGCGATTACCACAGATTTCTACTCCTTCAACAGAAAACTTTCAGGAACCAACAATATCAAATAACATAAATCCTGCTTCCCAAAGAGTAACAGCTGCTACTGTAACAGTACAAAAAGTTCACAAAATTGTTTCTGTAGATGATAGCCCCACAATCCTTAAAGAAATTAGTTATTTCTTAGAAAATGAGAATTTTTCTGTAGTGACTATTAACGATCCAGTGAAAGCCGTTTTGTCAATTATAAGGCACAAACCAGACTTAATTTTGTTGGATTTAAATATGCTAGGAATTGATGGCTATGAATTGTGCCGAATTATACGAAATAATTCTATATTTCAGAATACTCCCATCATCTTTGTCACTGGTAGTAAAGGAATTGTAGACAAAGTAAAAGCAAAATTAGTCGGGGCTTCTGGTTACCTAACCAAACCATTTACTCGTGCCGAATTGCTAAAAATAGTCTTCATGCATTTGACTTAA
- a CDS encoding PP2C family serine/threonine-protein phosphatase: MNISKQIAQWRIVAASVCGTSHLKNNQLCQDAHHWQILSDNVLVAAAADGAGSASLGKVGAMVAVETAIENISTIGLTRKSLTDDTLVRSLLNDAIFAAKKAVEDEAATCEKQPQDLATTLIMLVATPEVVAVVQIGDGLAVAKDRMGNLLALTMPDSGEYINETTFLTSPNALDTAQMRLWRTDIVNVGIITDGLQMLALNMVVGEPHKPFFFPLFEFVANTEDKTEAKEQLVKFLRSERITQRTDDDLTLIIAAFNDL, translated from the coding sequence ATGAACATATCAAAACAGATTGCTCAATGGCGGATTGTGGCTGCGTCTGTATGTGGTACAAGTCACTTAAAAAACAATCAATTATGTCAGGATGCTCATCACTGGCAGATATTGTCAGATAATGTTTTAGTGGCGGCCGCAGCAGATGGCGCGGGTTCTGCTAGCCTTGGTAAAGTGGGAGCGATGGTTGCTGTGGAGACAGCAATAGAAAACATTTCAACCATTGGGCTGACCCGAAAAAGTTTGACTGATGATACATTGGTGCGATCGCTCTTAAATGATGCCATATTCGCCGCCAAAAAAGCTGTGGAAGATGAGGCAGCTACTTGTGAAAAACAACCTCAAGATTTAGCAACTACCTTAATTATGCTGGTTGCCACACCAGAAGTTGTAGCTGTGGTACAGATAGGTGATGGTTTGGCAGTGGCAAAAGATCGTATGGGCAACCTGTTGGCACTGACTATGCCTGACAGTGGTGAATACATCAACGAAACCACTTTTTTAACTTCGCCTAATGCCTTAGATACAGCACAGATGAGATTATGGCGCACAGACATAGTAAACGTTGGTATCATCACCGACGGATTACAAATGTTGGCTTTGAATATGGTTGTTGGCGAACCTCACAAACCATTCTTTTTTCCGCTGTTTGAATTTGTCGCCAATACCGAGGATAAGACAGAAGCGAAGGAGCAGTTAGTAAAATTTTTACGCTCAGAGCGGATTACGCAACGCACTGATGATGATTTGACACTCATTATAGCCGCATTCAACGACTTGTGA
- a CDS encoding Tab2/Atab2 family RNA-binding protein yields MKIWQIDFYRRPSQDASGQILWELLICDATRSFQYEATCLQSTANSNWVATQLELAAGEKLPDVIQVFRPQSLSLIEAAGRNLSINVEPTRHTLALKQWLQEKQYPLTLDKPPPAPLPENLWGEQWRFATLAASDVETRFSDRPIPILHIPEHFKPINLGLASTVPVPGVVIYGGRQSMRLARWLQQARPVSLNYISGAPDGLILEASLVDRWIVATFEDPEVTTAAQAFEQRKKHCRGLHFLLVQPDDSGMTYSGFWLLRAEN; encoded by the coding sequence ATGAAAATTTGGCAGATTGATTTTTATCGTCGTCCCTCACAAGATGCGTCTGGACAAATTTTATGGGAGTTGTTGATTTGTGACGCAACTCGCAGCTTTCAATATGAAGCCACCTGTCTCCAGTCAACAGCAAATTCTAATTGGGTTGCGACTCAACTTGAGCTAGCTGCTGGTGAAAAATTGCCAGATGTAATTCAGGTATTTCGTCCTCAGTCTCTAAGCTTAATTGAGGCGGCGGGACGCAATTTGAGTATAAATGTCGAACCTACCCGCCACACCTTGGCGTTAAAGCAGTGGTTACAAGAAAAGCAATATCCCTTAACGCTGGATAAACCACCCCCAGCACCATTACCAGAAAACCTCTGGGGAGAACAATGGCGTTTTGCGACTCTAGCTGCTAGTGATGTAGAAACGAGATTTAGCGATCGCCCCATTCCCATTTTGCACATCCCAGAACATTTCAAACCAATCAATTTGGGTTTAGCATCAACAGTCCCTGTTCCTGGTGTAGTAATTTATGGTGGACGGCAATCAATGCGCCTAGCACGATGGTTGCAGCAAGCCCGTCCTGTAAGCTTGAACTACATTTCTGGCGCACCGGATGGCTTAATATTAGAAGCTAGCTTGGTGGATAGGTGGATTGTTGCCACATTTGAAGATCCAGAAGTTACAACAGCAGCCCAAGCATTTGAACAACGCAAAAAGCATTGCCGAGGATTACATTTTTTGTTAGTTCAACCCGATGATTCTGGTATGACTTATAGCGGCTTTTGGTTATTGCGGGCAGAAAATTGA
- a CDS encoding tetratricopeptide repeat protein encodes MQVLRCSPKKEILSLNVSLGRGGEACVYAVPSDSNLVAKIYHKPTTAHADKLQAMLANPPENPTASLGHISIAWPEDLLRAADGKNSIMGFLMPRIQGMRPIIDFYNPRTRRQHCPLFNYQYLLRTARNLAAAFAALHASGYCIGDVNESNILVSDTALVTLIDTDSFQVTDSNNKVVYRCPVGKPEFTPPELQNKTFAQHDREISHDLFGLAVLVFQLLMEGTHPFSGIFQGAIEPPPYEARIASGHFTYSEKRYVPYLPTPIAPPWEILHPSLQELFVRCFEEGHNNPQLRPSAQTWLSAIAEAEDSLITCTTNPQHRYNNHMRSCPWCERTVRLGGRDPFPSHRAIEAREHLQPRIKAKKRYTQTPHFPQRAMSPQQLVNYWQPIMTPSGSYKPAKKSKLYPIIFCLLGFGLLGYADVMIKFTQPLVSQNAYTQQTIKSPKPNNKLSFADSYQQGYIAYKERDYDKAIVNFSEAIEQEPTHARAIVNRGNARYNLKDYEGAVTDYSQALKINPNQIKALVNRGNARYMLAEYSNDPDKEYNLAIADYNRAIGLDNNEIEAYVRRGIVRAQMAKYSGESQQAYKKAIADFTQAIKLNVSKAEAYFQRGVVYYQIAQYSSNYQQEYNQAIADFNQALILSPKLAKAYLKRGMVRYELAQYGGSEANKNQTKAVEDIQASAKIFLEQDDMDNYQQALSNMCVVVENKCDPLFQGSINGEKTN; translated from the coding sequence ATGCAGGTACTACGTTGTTCCCCTAAAAAAGAAATCCTCAGCCTCAATGTCAGTTTGGGGCGTGGGGGTGAAGCTTGCGTTTATGCAGTACCATCCGATAGCAATTTGGTGGCGAAGATTTACCACAAGCCAACCACTGCTCATGCTGATAAACTCCAAGCAATGCTTGCCAACCCGCCAGAAAACCCTACAGCTAGTTTAGGGCATATCTCTATCGCTTGGCCAGAGGATTTATTACGGGCGGCAGATGGTAAAAATAGCATCATGGGCTTTTTGATGCCACGTATTCAGGGGATGCGTCCAATCATCGACTTTTATAACCCCAGAACCCGTCGGCAACACTGCCCCCTATTCAACTATCAGTACCTGCTCCGCACGGCTCGTAACCTGGCGGCGGCTTTTGCAGCTTTGCACGCTAGTGGATATTGCATTGGTGATGTGAACGAATCCAATATTCTCGTCAGCGATACGGCATTGGTGACTTTGATAGACACAGACTCTTTCCAAGTAACCGACTCAAACAACAAAGTTGTTTATCGCTGTCCAGTGGGTAAACCAGAGTTTACTCCACCAGAACTACAAAATAAAACTTTTGCCCAGCACGATCGCGAAATCTCTCACGATTTATTTGGGTTGGCGGTGCTAGTATTTCAACTCTTAATGGAAGGCACCCACCCATTTTCGGGGATTTTTCAAGGTGCGATTGAGCCACCACCTTACGAAGCACGCATTGCATCGGGTCATTTCACTTACAGCGAAAAGCGTTACGTACCCTACCTGCCGACACCCATTGCACCCCCTTGGGAAATTCTCCATCCCAGCTTACAAGAACTATTTGTCCGTTGTTTTGAAGAGGGTCACAACAATCCACAACTGCGCCCCAGTGCCCAGACTTGGCTCTCGGCAATCGCTGAAGCCGAAGATTCCCTGATTACCTGCACGACAAATCCCCAGCATCGCTACAACAACCACATGCGTAGCTGTCCCTGGTGCGAACGTACCGTGCGATTAGGCGGACGCGACCCCTTTCCATCACATCGGGCTATAGAAGCTAGAGAACATCTCCAACCGCGAATCAAAGCTAAAAAACGCTACACTCAGACACCGCATTTTCCCCAGCGAGCCATGTCACCGCAGCAGCTAGTTAATTACTGGCAGCCAATAATGACTCCCAGCGGTTCATATAAACCTGCCAAAAAGTCAAAGTTGTACCCGATTATTTTTTGTTTGCTGGGTTTTGGTTTATTGGGATATGCAGACGTAATGATTAAATTTACTCAGCCGTTGGTTTCCCAAAATGCTTACACCCAACAAACAATCAAGTCTCCTAAGCCAAATAATAAACTCAGCTTCGCTGATTCTTATCAGCAAGGTTATATTGCTTATAAAGAGCGAGACTATGACAAAGCAATTGTCAACTTTAGCGAAGCAATTGAACAAGAACCGACACATGCTAGAGCAATTGTAAATCGTGGTAATGCTCGCTATAACCTGAAAGACTACGAAGGAGCAGTTACAGATTATAGCCAAGCTCTGAAAATCAATCCCAATCAAATCAAAGCTCTGGTAAATCGGGGCAATGCCCGCTATATGCTCGCCGAATATAGCAACGATCCCGATAAAGAATATAATCTAGCGATCGCTGACTATAATCGAGCCATCGGTCTGGATAATAATGAAATTGAAGCTTATGTCAGACGGGGGATTGTCCGCGCTCAAATGGCTAAATATAGTGGTGAATCTCAACAAGCTTACAAAAAAGCGATCGCAGATTTTACTCAAGCAATAAAACTTAATGTCTCCAAAGCCGAAGCTTACTTCCAGCGGGGCGTTGTCTATTATCAAATTGCTCAATATAGCAGCAATTATCAGCAAGAATATAATCAAGCGATCGCTGACTTTAACCAAGCATTAATTCTAAGCCCCAAATTAGCAAAAGCATATCTCAAACGAGGTATGGTTCGCTATGAACTGGCACAATATGGTGGTAGTGAAGCTAACAAAAACCAGACAAAAGCTGTCG
- a CDS encoding aspartoacylase has translation MSQIERVAIVGGNHGNELTGVHLVKKFQQYPNLINRASFETLALLGNLKAIEEGKRYIEKDLNRCFMNQDLKNPQLSSYEETRAKAIQQILQPPNQPFVDVIVDLHSTTANMGLSLIFSDMHPFLLRLGAYLSSINPLVKVCINQQSKEDGYLRCLCELGFVIEVGAVAQNILNAELFQKTEQLIYAVLDYFEGCNQGNVPQTSNHLTLYKYIKTIDYPRSDACGGLRLRGEIQAMIHPQLQFRDYEPLHPGDPMFLTFEGKDIFYEGESTVYPIFINEAAYYEKGIAMYLSQKQEEIV, from the coding sequence ATGAGTCAGATTGAACGAGTTGCGATCGTTGGAGGAAACCACGGTAATGAGTTAACTGGAGTACATCTAGTCAAAAAGTTTCAGCAATATCCTAATTTAATTAACAGAGCAAGTTTTGAAACTCTGGCATTACTTGGCAATCTCAAAGCTATTGAAGAAGGCAAACGATACATTGAGAAAGATTTAAATCGTTGCTTCATGAATCAAGACTTAAAAAATCCCCAACTTTCAAGTTATGAAGAGACGCGGGCAAAAGCAATTCAACAGATATTGCAACCGCCAAATCAGCCCTTTGTGGATGTAATTGTTGATTTGCACAGCACAACTGCCAACATGGGGTTAAGTCTTATTTTTTCTGATATGCATCCTTTTTTACTTCGGTTAGGTGCTTATTTAAGTTCTATCAATCCTTTAGTGAAAGTCTGTATTAATCAGCAATCAAAAGAAGATGGTTATCTGCGTTGTTTGTGCGAATTGGGTTTTGTTATAGAAGTTGGGGCTGTGGCTCAGAATATATTAAACGCCGAATTATTTCAAAAAACAGAACAGCTTATTTATGCAGTTTTAGATTATTTTGAAGGGTGCAACCAGGGGAATGTTCCGCAGACAAGCAACCACCTTACACTTTATAAATACATTAAGACTATCGATTATCCGAGAAGCGATGCCTGCGGCGGGCTGCGCCTACGCGGAGAAATTCAAGCCATGATTCACCCCCAGCTTCAGTTTAGGGATTATGAACCTTTGCATCCAGGCGATCCAATGTTTCTGACTTTTGAAGGAAAAGATATTTTCTATGAGGGAGAGTCTACTGTTTATCCTATTTTTATTAATGAGGCAGCTTACTACGAGAAAGGAATTGCGATGTATTTAAGTCAAAAGCAGGAAGAAATAGTTTAA
- the pheT gene encoding phenylalanine--tRNA ligase subunit beta, with protein MRISLNWLRELVEIKLSPEELAETLTMAGFEVEEIEDRRTWANGVVIGKVLERQPHPNADKLSVCQVDIGTGETLNIVCGAANVKADIYVPVATTGTYLPKIDLKIKPAKLRGVPSQGMICSLKELGLPTDVDGIHIFTQENLPLGSDVRPLLRLDDVILDLTATANRADALSMVGVAREVAALTGGKLSILEPAEVSIPKKAGNLALKIADTQACPAYIGTVIEQIKIAPSPEWLQQRLRAAGVRPISNVVDITNYVLLEWGQPLHAFDGDRLKSVAGSENLTIGVRFVNNGESLKTLDGQTRTLASQNLLITANDKPVALAGVMGGEETEVHQGTQSLVLEAALFDSVAIRRSSRSVGLRSEASGRYERGVNRAELEIANRRALSLISELASGIIVQQEIADTRPDASTWSRSIALRLERVNQILGPIELEEDTGELQKQDVERILTALGCQLTSSGEDSTHQPTWSVSVPPYRYRDLEREIDLIEEIARLYGYNKFCDTLPEKAEAGYLPLDEELIRKLRAFLRAEGLTELIHYSLVKPGEDRNIVLSNPLFVEYSALRTDLISGLIDAFQYNLEQGNGALNGFEIGQIFWQEEDGLQETEALAGIMGGDISVGKWSKSGREEPITWFEAKGILESVFRQLSLQIEFQPDRRDERLHPGRTASLWIRGNRLGIFGQLHPQLRREKGLPDSVYVFQLDLDVLLDSLGEDEILVPTFQPYSTYPASDRDIAFFAPVKISVVEIEKVITKAGKDLLESVELFDEYRGENVPEGQRSLAFRLIYRASDRTLTEAEVEPVHNKVREGLVEKFGVNLRS; from the coding sequence ATGCGTATTTCTCTAAATTGGCTGCGCGAACTAGTAGAGATAAAACTTAGTCCAGAAGAATTAGCCGAAACCCTGACAATGGCAGGGTTTGAGGTTGAAGAGATTGAAGACCGCCGCACTTGGGCAAATGGCGTGGTGATCGGCAAAGTGCTTGAGCGTCAACCCCATCCCAACGCCGATAAATTGAGTGTTTGCCAAGTGGATATCGGTACTGGTGAAACTTTAAATATTGTCTGTGGCGCTGCCAATGTGAAGGCAGATATCTATGTCCCAGTGGCAACCACAGGTACTTACTTACCCAAAATTGATTTAAAAATCAAACCTGCAAAACTGCGTGGTGTCCCATCTCAGGGCATGATTTGTTCTTTAAAGGAACTCGGTTTGCCCACCGATGTAGATGGAATTCATATTTTTACCCAGGAAAATTTACCATTGGGTAGTGATGTCCGGCCATTGTTACGTTTAGATGATGTAATTTTAGACCTGACTGCAACTGCCAATCGCGCTGATGCTCTAAGTATGGTAGGCGTAGCCAGAGAAGTAGCAGCTTTAACTGGGGGAAAGTTGAGCATTCTTGAACCTGCTGAAGTCTCTATTCCCAAAAAAGCCGGAAATTTAGCTTTAAAAATTGCCGATACCCAAGCTTGTCCTGCATACATTGGTACGGTAATTGAACAGATCAAAATTGCTCCATCTCCCGAATGGCTGCAACAGCGTTTGCGGGCGGCTGGGGTACGTCCTATTAGTAATGTGGTGGACATTACTAACTATGTTTTGTTGGAATGGGGACAACCACTGCACGCTTTTGATGGCGATCGCTTAAAATCTGTTGCAGGTAGCGAAAATTTAACTATCGGCGTTCGCTTCGTCAATAATGGAGAATCCCTCAAAACCCTAGATGGACAAACTCGCACCCTAGCATCCCAAAATTTGTTAATTACCGCTAATGACAAACCCGTTGCCCTGGCGGGAGTCATGGGTGGGGAAGAAACAGAAGTCCATCAAGGTACTCAAAGCCTAGTTTTAGAAGCAGCTTTATTTGATTCCGTGGCAATTCGCCGTTCTTCCCGGAGTGTAGGGTTAAGAAGTGAGGCTTCTGGCAGATATGAACGGGGAGTTAACCGGGCTGAGTTGGAAATAGCCAATCGCCGCGCTTTATCCTTAATTAGCGAATTAGCTAGTGGAATTATTGTCCAGCAAGAAATTGCCGACACCCGCCCCGATGCATCTACTTGGAGTCGTTCTATCGCCCTGCGTTTAGAGCGAGTTAATCAGATATTGGGGCCCATCGAATTAGAAGAAGACACAGGCGAACTGCAAAAACAAGATGTTGAGCGCATCCTGACTGCATTGGGGTGTCAATTAACTTCTTCAGGAGAAGATAGCACCCATCAACCTACGTGGTCAGTTTCTGTCCCACCCTATCGTTACCGCGACTTAGAGCGGGAAATTGATTTAATTGAAGAAATCGCCCGTCTCTATGGTTACAACAAATTCTGCGATACTTTACCAGAAAAAGCGGAAGCTGGTTATCTGCCTTTAGATGAGGAATTGATTCGCAAATTACGAGCTTTCCTCCGGGCTGAAGGATTGACAGAATTAATCCACTATTCTTTAGTCAAACCAGGAGAAGACAGAAATATAGTACTGTCAAACCCCTTATTTGTCGAATATTCAGCGCTGCGAACCGATTTGATCTCTGGGTTAATTGATGCCTTTCAATACAATTTAGAGCAGGGTAATGGTGCCCTTAACGGTTTTGAAATCGGGCAAATTTTTTGGCAAGAAGAAGACGGTTTGCAAGAAACAGAAGCCCTGGCAGGAATTATGGGAGGGGATATTTCCGTTGGCAAATGGTCAAAAAGTGGACGCGAAGAACCGATCACCTGGTTTGAAGCCAAAGGCATTTTAGAAAGTGTATTTCGGCAACTTAGCTTGCAAATCGAATTTCAACCCGATCGCCGCGACGAGCGCTTACATCCAGGACGTACCGCTTCGCTGTGGATTCGGGGTAACAGACTGGGGATTTTTGGGCAACTCCATCCCCAATTGCGACGAGAAAAAGGCTTACCAGATTCCGTTTATGTTTTTCAATTGGATCTAGATGTGCTTTTAGATTCTCTGGGAGAAGATGAAATTCTCGTTCCCACATTCCAGCCTTATTCTACATATCCAGCTAGCGATCGCGACATTGCCTTTTTCGCACCAGTGAAAATCTCAGTTGTCGAAATTGAAAAAGTAATTACCAAAGCGGGTAAAGATTTGCTCGAATCGGTGGAATTATTTGATGAATATCGTGGTGAAAACGTCCCCGAAGGACAGCGGAGTTTAGCATTCCGCTTAATTTATCGGGCTAGCGATCGTACCCTTACTGAGGCAGAAGTGGAACCAGTACACAATAAAGTCCGCGAAGGCTTGGTGGAAAAATTCGGCGTCAACTTGAGAAGTTAG
- a CDS encoding YciI family protein, translated as MPKYIIWGTYCEDVIEKRAPYRQAHLDGLAKQKESGVLITIGPTKDVTKVFGIYEAEDEATVRQLIENDPYWKNGIWTEYSVKEWIQAL; from the coding sequence ATGCCTAAATATATAATCTGGGGAACTTACTGCGAAGACGTTATCGAAAAACGCGCCCCCTATCGTCAAGCTCATTTAGATGGATTAGCAAAACAGAAAGAATCCGGTGTGCTGATTACCATCGGCCCCACCAAGGATGTGACAAAAGTTTTTGGGATTTACGAAGCCGAAGACGAAGCCACTGTGCGCCAGTTAATTGAAAACGATCCTTACTGGAAAAATGGGATATGGACTGAATATTCAGTCAAAGAATGGATTCAGGCTTTATAA
- a CDS encoding vWA domain-containing protein, translating to MHDTLRLDEVVEFAENPEPRCPCVLLLDTSGSMQGEPIEALNQGLLSLKDELVKNSLAARRVEVAIVTFDSNINVLQDFVTADQFNPPILTAQGLTTMGAGIHKALDIIQERKSQYRANGIAYYRPWVFMITDGEPQGELEHIVEQASQRLQGDEANKRVAFFTVGVENANMTRLNQITVRTPLKLKGLNFIEMFVWLSTSMSAVSHSQVDEQVALPPIGWGTV from the coding sequence ATGCATGATACATTAAGACTTGATGAAGTAGTAGAATTTGCTGAGAACCCAGAACCACGTTGTCCTTGTGTACTTTTATTAGACACATCTGGGTCGATGCAAGGAGAGCCGATTGAGGCTTTAAATCAAGGTTTACTAAGCTTAAAGGATGAATTAGTCAAAAATTCTTTAGCCGCTAGACGGGTGGAAGTGGCGATCGTCACTTTTGATAGTAATATCAATGTATTACAAGACTTTGTAACTGCCGATCAATTCAATCCGCCTATCTTGACAGCACAGGGCTTGACTACAATGGGTGCGGGAATTCATAAAGCTTTGGACATAATTCAAGAGCGGAAATCTCAGTATCGTGCCAATGGGATTGCTTACTATCGTCCTTGGGTATTTATGATTACCGATGGAGAACCCCAAGGCGAGTTAGAGCATATAGTAGAACAAGCATCCCAGCGCCTACAGGGAGACGAGGCGAACAAGCGGGTAGCATTCTTTACAGTTGGAGTAGAAAATGCGAATATGACGCGTTTAAATCAAATAACTGTACGTACTCCCTTAAAGCTTAAAGGATTAAATTTTATCGAGATGTTTGTCTGGCTGTCAACTAGTATGTCAGCTGTTTCTCATTCCCAAGTAGACGAACAGGTAGCACTACCGCCGATTGGTTGGGGGACTGTTTAA